The genomic interval ATTGTAGAATTTCACCAACATTTGCAGATGCGTACTCAAACATGGGTAACACGCTGAAGGAGATGCAAGATATACAAGGAGCTTTACAGTGCTACACAAGAGCTATCCAGATAAACCCTGCATTTGCTGATGCACACAGTAACTTGGCCTCCATTCATAAGGTATGTGATAGTAGCTCTTCTTTGTGCACATATAAGACACGTCCCTTAGGGGTGGATACAGACAAACTAGCTTTTAATTAAGTCACATATAAGACACATCCCTTAGGGGTGGATACAGACAAACTAGCTTTTAATTAAGTCACATATAAGACACGTCCCTTAGGGGTGGATACAGACAAAATAGCTTTTAATTAAGTCTGATTGCTATTCACCATTAAGGTATCAATATAGCACAATGTGTACTGGAATACATTCTTTTTCTTCCAATTATGCTCAGtaaaaacttatttatttatctatatcTTATTCTATGGATTAAAACAGGACATTTTTTGATTTTATGGGAATTATGAGTTTTTATGCATGTTTTTTGCAGGACTCTGGCAGTATACCAGAAGCTATTGCATCTTATAGAACAGCTTTGAAGCTGAAACCAGACTTCCCTGATGCCTACTGTAACTTGGCACATTGTTTAcaggtaaaatataaatatattatgttagCATGTGTCGCATAGTAGTAGCCAATTGACCCATCTCATAGTAGTCTCCAATTAACCCATCAATTTGTAGTAGCCAATACCAAGCAATATGATGTATGTACACATTCACAAGTTAGGCCATTTAATAACTTGCCAGTCTACTTATTTACTTAACTATCATTCTACATATGAGAATAACCTTGATTTCTCTTGAAAGTTTTCCACAGTTGAAATTGAAACTAATAAAATTCTTTTGGTAAAGTACTTTATTCATTAGGTAAATCAAACCTTtctgtgttaaaataaagtattgttATTGTAATTCTTAGCATCTTGGTatcagggaaaattttcatttaaaaaatttgtttagcaatattgccaatcaaactgatttttaagttgagaaacatagttttgtattgtattttttgctacacaattttcaaaatgtgtagcaataaggttgttttgtatagctttttgctacgctacactggcgaaaatgttccctgggTATGTTCAATTAAGGGATTTAGTTGTATTTTTAACACTTAAAACGTTTTTAGCTAAATATGTGAACctcattattttaatgttgcaATGTACATTttagtatatataataaaaaacacATGTTTTTCTCACAATAGATTGTATGTGATTGGGCAGATTATGAGGCGCGTATGAAGCAACTTGTATCTATCGTAGCAGAACAATTAGAGAAGAATCGTCTTCCGTCTGTTCACCCTCACCACAGTATGCTATATCCACTGTCCCATTCCTTCAGGAAAGCCATAGCTAATCGTCACGGCAATCTTTGTTTGGACAAGGTAAGTACCGGAAGGTTTCATTTATGCAACAGGAAGCGTTTAGCAGGATGTACGGTAGCTGGCCAATCCCGCGGGACCAGTTGCAAATTGATTGTAGCTTGTTGACATCGTTTGATATTGAAAGATAATTTGGGTGCATTACTTTTATTTCCGTTGACTTGATATCACTGAAGATTACAGTATCAATAGCTggaataatcatttattttacttgAGTAAAAAGGAAAAAAGCCTAACCCAGCTTCAGTTCAACACTTCTCCCAAAGGGCCcagtattacaaattattaaacaatttaaaaaaattccaaTACAAAAAAGCATAGATTATACTATTGCAATAACAATTGCAATTTAGCTTCTTACTAATTATACAATGAAATAACTTGTTTCATTTTGAATCGTGTATGGAAACTAGAAATCTGATACGAATGTGAAATATTAGGTTTAATGAGGTCACTTACATTTAATGACCTTTACTAGTGTGGTGATTAGGTCATAAGTTCATTCAGCTAATAAATGATCTTGTAACAGTATGTATTGTACAATATTAGCCTAATCTAGTTACGCTAATAAATCttgataaaaaatgataatcTAATCCCTACAGATCACTGTTCTGcgtaaaaaacaatacatatatCCCAAAGATTTATCTGATAGTAAAGGCAGGTTGAGAATCGGTTATGTCAGCTCAGATTTTGGGAATCATCCCACATCACATCTCATGCAGAGTATACCAGGAATGCACAACAGAGACAAAGTTGAGGCAAGTATACGTATATATAGCCATTGTATATCCAAGCTTTGTTGCCCTTTCTTACAGCAAGATGCCTATTCAATCATTGTGTAAATGTGATGGTGAATTgaattgtgtttaaatttaatacattatatGGTAAATAAAATCACTGTTGCCCAATCACGATTCTCTAAATTAATACTCATTGCACATGTGCTAAGGTAACCTCGGTTAGTGTAACTACTATTAAACACATCATATCCAAATGTGCATAATTGCACACTTTGGTGCATTTTCTAAAagtaaactaaagctctgtatatactatcaaactttatgtgacaaaaaatatgatatgtaaatatatagacatgatgatgtcatatcactaacatttTTGTGCACataatattttttgtcaaactagtttgataatgtagacagagctttaaaaggTTACAGCCTCATTGGgctaattataaaattaatttttaaattaatccaGCCTAGAGAACCACTTCACAGGGCCACTATGATATAAAGTGCATGTTAATTTTAATACGTTTTAAATCTTTCCCTTGTAGATATTTTGCTATGCCCTGAGCGCCGATGATGGCACTAACTTCAGAATGAAAATTTCCAGAGAAGCTGAGCATTTTGTAGATTTATCGACAGTAAGTCATTTTACATGACAATCAGGATTATTCTcgtaatatattaaaaaaaaattctaatagCAACAACTTGTGACAACAGATGACCATACAAACTTTCGATGGAGTAAGaacagttttctgtttgggctcatgcctattacttgctcctggcaagatgaattgtaaaatgtacttttatgaacttttgccgaataaataaaatattattattcttttatagATACTCTTTGTATCGCTTTTTTAAAGTCTTAATTGTATATAactatatctttatttttttttttttttttataactttcATAACTAAACcataaaagaagaaaagaagctgtcgcttaaaaaaaaaaattagtttttgtCGATAAAATCAGCTCATGCTGGCCAGGTAAccgtgaaataaataaatgttgtttctttattttgtagGAGCCTTGCAATGGAAAAGCTGCAGACAGGATAAATGCAGATGGTATACATGTGTTGTTGAACATGAATGGCTACACAAAAGGAGCTAGAAATGAAATATTTGCACTCAGGCCAGCACCTGTTCAGGTAATTATATAATCACTGACAACatttccttttatttattttttagtcatTTGAATGTAATTTACATcgaaaatatgttttctaaaGCTCAGTCTGCACCATAAAACTTTGTGATTTGGCCATATATGGAcctgatgacgtcatatcactaccatatttaggcacatcacacacttttttttctcaaaactagtttaatagtgtaagacagagctttagacataaatacatattaagtaataaaaacaaaaaatttaatgaaaaatttctaaaaaatgttgcatTGTTCTTGTACATTCAGTGCCCTGATAGAAGTTATTTATATAAGAGTtgatgaatgaataataataaatgtttgtcTCATTGACATGAGATGATGAGGAAGTTgggtttgcggtacaccatgtgtACAGTATTGGTATAATTGAGAATGTCTCAACGTCTTCAATAGAACGTTGTGCAAACCCATGTAATGTACCACAAACTAAAACTTTACTTGTGTGTTTATTCGCCATGgaaacctttaaacaatattaattaattgttctCCTTCCATCTGTAGGCCATGTGGCTAGGCTACCCTGGCACAAGTGGAGCACCTTTCATGGACTACATCATCACTGACCGTAACACTTCTCCCGTTGAGCTAGCCCACCAGTACTCTGAGAAGCTAGCCTACATGCCAAACACGTTCTTCATTGGAGACCATTTGCACATGTTTCCACATTTGATTGAGAAAGGTTTGCTTGATAAAGATGGCAAACAGAGAAATGATAAAAACATCATCAATGCCCTCAATTTGAAACAactggtaaatatttttttctctctgaattttttgaattctttttttgttatttcGGTGAATTATAGTAATTGGAGATTTTCTAGTGTAGAACAAATAATTTGTGAACTTCCCTGAATCAGTCGTTTACAAACTATCACATGTTGCTCCCAATTTCAGCTACTTCCCATTTATTACAACCTCAGGACTTCCTTACCCATAGCCAATTAAAATAGACTAAAGccttgtccacactatcaaactttatgggacaaaaaaatgttatgtgcccatgtatggacatatcgtatcactaccatatttaaacatatcgctaccatatttttcggcacatcacactttttttgtcaaactagtttgatagtgtagacagagctttatacatcTACATCTAGCACTATAGACTAGACACTAGTTTACACACACTGGGTGTCAACACCGGACATGGCTATGTTAACACTGTCTTGTATTGACACAAcataataattagtattatttatatgaatgtTTGCAGGCTCAGGACAATAACATGAAGCCTGAAATGAATGGAGCATCAGATAAATTGCCGTTCAAAACAGTAGCGTCATCCATCTCAAACGCAGTGAATGCAATGGTGTCGCAAGGCCAGTTGCAAATATCAACACCACAGGGTGTCATCATCAATGGTCTAGCGGCTAGCCAAGTAAGTAAAGTTCtctctgcactatcaaactagtttgacaaaaaaaagtgatgtacccaaatatgctagtgatatggcatcatcatgtccatacatgggcacatcacatttttgttgtcacataaagtttgatagtgtagacagcttaatGCAATTATTGATGCCAAAGCTCCGTTCCCACTTGGACACAATGCAAGTATTTTGACAAATCTTGATCGATCATATATTGTGTTGTGGCCATGTTAAAACCAGCTTTGTGTACTTTGGTTGTACTCGCACCAATCACAATTAACTGAGATCTTTAGATACTAAGTATTTCACTTGtgtgtgtaaataataaatatggacactgataatatttttgaaattaatCTGCCATTTAGTATGTTTTTTGATCAATTGTTAAAATGTTCTTTCTGTGATTGCATCGCCATTCTTTTACAGACTTTGCCAAAAGCCGCTACAGGTGAGGAAGTGCCACCCAATCCACTGGTGACAACTAGAAACATGTATGGCCTACCAGATGATGCCATTGTCTATTGTAACTTTAATCAACTCTACAAAATTGATCCCTCCACATTGTCCATGTGGGTTTCAGTGAGTAATTTTGACAATGTTTTTTGCTTTGTTTATAGGTTAACGTTTATAATTCACTTTCCTTTTGATGATGTGTTGTACTGTTCCCTTTGGTAAAATATTGTGTTTGTATCTTAAATAATTAATCTTTAAATGATTTTGAATCCTGAAAGAAGGCTACACTAAaatctaaatttgttttaaaattatttttttttatagattattcAAAAAGTGCCAAACAGTGTTTTGTGGTTGCTAAGATTCCCAGCTGTAGGTGAGGCGCATCTCACTGCCACAGCCCAACAGATGGGTATCCCTGCTGGACGCTTGATCTTCTCCAATGTAGCTCCGAAAGAAGAGCATGTCAGGAGGGGTCAATTAGCTGACGTATGCCTAGATACACCGCTGTGCAATGGCCACACTACTGGCATGGACGTACTGTGGGCTGGCACGCCGATGGTCACCCTCCCTGGTAAATACCATTCTACATTGCATCTTACAACTTGCCTTGTACAAGTTAATGAAcgataaattaataatagagGACCCCttgatatcattatttttaattgaaaaactGCACAGGTAAAGGCCAACTTAGACAATATTGTACGGTGCTGTGTGAGTTGAATACCGACGAGACTAGTTGTCTTGGAAAACCGTTGTGCTTTTTAGGTTGTCGAaagaatttgtttaattttctcccgACGAGACAGGCTTCATTGTACGATGCTGTCCGAGTTGGCTGTtatcctcttttttttttataaatggtaTATAAACAACACAAATACAAGGGAAAACAATGCTTTTCaatttacaattaaatatacaaataatacatttttatctaCAGGTGAAACTTTAGCATCAAGAGTTGCAGCTTCGCAGCTGTACGCATTAGGGTGCCCAGAACTTGTGGCCCGCAACCGGCAAGAGTACGAAGACATCGCTGTTAGACTAGGAACGGACCCAGACTACCTACTGAAAGTGAGGAACAAAGTATGGTTACGACGCATGAAAAGCCCGCTGTTTGATACAAAACTTTACGCAGCAGACTTGGAGTTGTTATGCTATGCCATGTGGGAACGACATGCTAAAGGTCTACCGGTTGATCATATTAGACTCGCACAACAACCACATGCTTTTAAACAACAACAAGAGgagattatttaaaaacaatgtacgCTGAAATTCTGCATGTTGTCTCCATATTTTTTaacagtaaaaaataaaacagtttaaatgtatacaaatataatGCCCAGGATTAATGCAGATATTATATGGGATGATCATTCAATAGAAGCATcgttgttttttaattatgttaatattacTATAAATGCAACTTCTAATAATCTTCACATATTTAGCGCAAGCTCACTggattttaatttgatttttcaaGTAAACATTAAAGCTTCCGAATAAGCGGttgtaattaatgtttaatgatacattaaatctttatttaaattgcacatgaaatattaaaacatacagtataatatttattgatgtttcatgatattaaaaatgttatttttaaaagctTATGTACTGTCTGtgtaataatgtatattgtaaattgtttaaCATGTATAGGTAGTTATTATTGtcatttgatgttttttttaattttgtttttgtgtgaTTGATTGAGAGTTGGAGTTTGCTATACAGAAGAGTAACACTTGTAAGTGTTGATATAGGAAGAGGgtatcatgtttttatttatggaATTGTTATTAGCATAGGGTGAATATTAAATCAACATTGCTTTTCAGGAGTAGTAACAGCTATAGCTTATTGTATATAGGTTTAACACATGTATGCTGAATAAACGCCTTCATTTAACTAAACATTATCGTTTTTTATTACTTCTTTTAATACAGTaacaaaaaatcattttaatctATAAAAAATAGTTctgattaaatgttttttttttaatatttctcgATATGGTTTGATAGAAGACGTTGCTAATTTTGTACTTATGAACGCATGCCCATACGCCTATACCCAAATAAGGAGAGTGATTGCTTGGCGGCGATCGTCTGACACTACTTTCGGCCAATCAGATCACTGGGTTGCTTGGACGAAAAAGCGCGGCGGTTTTTGGATTTATGTGAAGTTTACAAGAAAACAGCGTCAGTCAAAATACCGGCAAAACGTgagtaaattaatttttgatgGAAGGTCTAAGttatacatataatatacattattcaTTTACCAATTATGATAGTAAAATAGCCTCAAATATGCACTTACTTGGGTAATAGACCAGGTTTTCGCTAggcctattttttaaattgtcaacGGTAGTACCTAAAGCCACCCATGATGGACTTAGGCCTAAGTTTGTTCCTGCCGGTCGTTTAAACTTGCAACTTGGGGGTACACTGTAGTGAGTAGTTAGTTGACTAATTAAACAAAATGCATACATTTCTGAATTATCATGGCCTATACAAACAGTGTTTTTACTTATAGATACTAGCCAATGTgactaggcctacacattttgATTTTAAGCAGGCCTATGTGAGTTTGATTTTGGGTGGTTTTGGTTGCGCGTCGTACGAAATTACACACGCGATCTGAAAGTTGTCTGCCGTCATTACTACGTCATAAAATCGAAAATGAATTAAAACATGGATGGCaagttaaaaaatgaaatgatcaACTTATCAACGACGTCATCGGAAGTGAAACTTCTACTTGCACAGCAGTAAGTTCATTTTctctgtttttaattaattaggcATAAACTCAATATAAAAAACTGTAGGCCTAACCAAACCTATATAAGCTACAATCgaaaaaacaaagtttattttagttCCAAAATAGATAGAATTTAAGTAGAGTTATAACACGCTGTTGTGcatcattattttattgttttttctgACTTGTTTTATCACAGACAAGTCTATTCGTCACAACTTCGTATTGAACTAATGTTAGACCTACAGtaattacgttaaaaaaaaacacaaatgttttaattttattgttggaggaaaatacaataaatagtttatttgttGCAATAGAATGAGTCATGAGAGATAATGACTGACTCCACCCAAAAACATTACActatggaggaaaaaataaatgattaacgTCGTGCATTAGTAATAACGCTAGATAAACACACATAAAGAAACATTCTCATTGTGAGAATTGGTCACTATAAAAACACTATTGTAAACACCTTGACATTTACCGATCTCCAAGAAGATCGATCATGAAATACTAATTGCTAATTTAAAATAAGGTATTGTATGATCTGAGTGAAGGTTTTCCCATAACgacattttgatttaaataatgtCCCTAGAGAGTTAAAACCGAACGTTCTAAAAGATTTATCACTAATTTTGGTCTTTTCAATTCTTAGTACGGTAGTTTATCTTCCTGATAAGAGTTTTCGttttgttgttttctttttttgttgtcccgtatttgtaaataataccgtatgtatttttacacaaattatgttttttgaagAGATATACTTTTTACCTATATTTTTATACGTACTATTTTAGTTAAACTTCAATTTTATTTGAGATTGCAATACACTTTCCTCGTATCGTAGGCCTGCCTGATTATTCCCATCAATGAAAATGttcattgtaattaaaatttagaACAATACAGTATACCAATTAATTACTAACATGGATTCAACGAATTGGTTTCCATGATgatacataaattaatttaggGTTTGTACTTGTTCTCCAATTAATGATGTTTTGTACATCATAACATGGTTTTCTTGGCATTTTGTgtgcatttaaattaatattgattggtTAAAACATAGTCAATAGATTGACTATGGTTAAATCTTACGAAGCGTGcttgattaattgattaaaatctTTGAAAAGAGAGAACGTCaatgatttaatttaataagGCCCTTAACGAATctgacgtcataaaaatattttaggcctactaactatCTTTGGGTGGGGAGGATCGAGTCGAAAGAGATTGTTTAACTGTGTGTGTATCACGTTATGTTGTAGGCTACGATATAATGTATTCACATTCAATTTTAGCAAATATTTACACACTGTTTACATCTTCGACTCTATGGCTGTTACTACGGTAGGCGCGCACGCGTAACCcaaaataatttgaccaatcacaagtgacagttCGGATTATCAGTAgtcaaattaatacagtataggCTTTATACAAtacttttttcttattttgttttcacGGAACGGAAGACGGTGCCGTTAAATATTATGGAAAAACATGATTTGTTCCGTGAAACGATTCAAGAGTAAAATGTAGCTTTAGGGCTACtagtttattcatttattttcagtCAGATTCGACAGAGGGAAAAATGCCACAATAGATAATGGATTAAAACtatctaaaacaatattaaaaacatttgtaCGTCGTCGTCGATCCTATGTTGCGTCTTAAATAAGAACCTAGTATAATAATATGGCGGCGTATATGAAAAGGCTTTTAcaaagtatatacagtataacagcTTCATGAATGATGAGTATGTTAGTGGGAATACATTAAATTGATGTCGCAATCGCCATGGTAATTTGGAACTAATTGGAATTACGTCAAGGTCGTATACAATCTTGCAGATGCATTGCGTATACATTATCTCGTCAACCTTATGAATGTTTTAACTTGTTATTTTTGCATACAGTTTTCACGTCAATACATTGTACGATTGTGGTAAACGGTACTGTGCTCCGATACGGAAGCTTTGAATGACCACCCACATGTTGCATAGATAATTTAACACATTATCTTGTCCAACTTCTGAATGTTTAAACTTGTTATTTTTTCATACAGTTTACAtcaataaattacagtattgtaCGGTTGTCATAAGCAACATTGTGCTCCGAAGTACGGAAGCTTTGAGTGACCACCTACATGTTGCATAGATAATTTAACACATTATCTCGTCCAACTTCTGAATGTTTAAACTTGTTATTTTTTCATACAGTTTACAtcaataaattacagtattgtaCGGTTGTCATAAGCAACATTGTGCTCCAAAGTACGGAAGCTTTGAGTGACCATCCACAAACATCATCTTTTAaacaacacaaaataaatatcagTGATGGAAGAATATTTGACAGGCTCTTTCTAGATCTAAATAAACCTGGAACTGCATTGCTTGTTGTTTTACTTCATAAATGattcttattaaaaaaataattcacaaTGCAATTGACATTTAAAAGTTAACATAACAACAAACAATAAATCCGAAGCAAAACAACATTTGATGtctaatttgtttatttagcaACTTTGTTAAACTTAAAACTACCATCAATCAATTTTTAACCAGaatgtgagaaaaaaaacacaacattaAACAGGAATATAAATGAAGAAAGATAACATACATAACATCTGAATGTTAAACCAATCGTGACTTGGTTTGATAAATTTCAGCCATATTCACTGATAGCAGGACGCAGCTTAAAAATATCTCAGCAGCAAacgcaataattattttaaataataaattatggaatttttttatttggttttgcACCTTTCTACTATTTTAATAGATGGCAACTCAATggaattttaaaactatttggAATTTTGGAAAGTtatataaaattttttttttttttctgaattaaatatattctcATACTTAAACACCAAGCTTATACACtttaaaactttatttcaaatatattgtataatattatgtataaaatGGTTTAGCCTTTTATATGTGATattcatacagtacatacattatttatagtaattttatttcatcaatcttaataatttaaagcaaaattctgaattaattttaacatcaaataataatatactcaAAATGTTAgaacttttaaaatatatatttacatattatgtatgtcatgtcatgtcatgtcatgtcatgtcatgtctTAATGTAGATAAAatctacatttatttttctacatatttattattttaatctcTTAAAGCTCATACAAAAATGCATATAATTGATGACCATATTAAAGTGGCTATAAGTCCAACCCCAAAACCAAACTTCTCTTAAgagaccatgtcaaaattactctactgcagttactgcagttactCCATATTTTGTACTCTTTAttaatgcaattatttagcaacTTTTTTTCGGTAATCCTACACACACTGTTTTTTTCCAGTAATCATTTCTTAAACTTCTAAATCAAACTAAAACTATAACCATACATTATTGCAGTaagaaaatgtagttactgcagtaactgcagtggaATAATTTTGAAACGATCCCTTGACAAGATTCATAACTTTCCTGTAGGATGGATTTGAACATTTGAGCCCGCTAAGGGTGGTTTGTTCTGGGAGAGTTGACTATATTACACTTTAGTTTGACACTCCTTGCCTTTAAACTTCAAGAGGTTTTTATACTCAATAAATCAATACAGTGTTCAGCATAGTTATATATTCAATCTTAAGAACACAATCTATATTACTCTCTCTATAGTATTTATTATCATATATTTGACTAAATATTGATGACATTATGGTCGTACTAATTGtctcattattttttataaataaactctCACACATTGTAAcctttattcatttaaaaaaaataggaaaacataattttcttgtaaaatgttcaaataatgtttattcCCACACATAAATTTTGTGATATAAAAATTCACATTTACGATGCAATCGATTTAAAATTGAGGTGTATTGCTATTTCGTAATTTGCAAGACCTTCCAATTCCGGATGGCAAGAGGTCGCGGGTCAACTGTTTTTCCTAGAGGTCGGGTCACCTGTTTGCCTAGAGGTCGGGTCAACGGGTGTGTACATAATTAATTCGTTCCTTAAATACATTTGATATGTAAatactaatttatataaatgccagcattttttttttttaatgttgctTTGTAATTGTAAGTTTATTCTTGGCAGTTACGCATGTCTGGAGCAGCAATGGTTGTCTCAATTTATACGTCATCAACAGCTGGAGCCTCAAGCCAGCTCAGGAACACAAACAACTTGTTATGAGTCACAAAGGTGATTTCCAGATGGAACCATCAAGTTTGTTAGTAGTACAATAACAAGAATCCTAAAACTAGGCCCAGAAACTTGTTATTAATGAACCTGTTTTGTGAAGatcaattaataaacaaaccaTCCAATTTGTACAACGATACCATAATAAAATTCTGTAGTCCGTATTAAAACCTGGAATCGTAAAACCATTAACTTTTACCGCGGTCTTTCGCTTTCTCTGTCCTCTATTATGTTTTTCAAAGCTTGTGTTTTTTCTGGGTCAAGGTCAACATAATCTACTTTTGAGGACAAATCTTTTTTGGGTGTAGCCTGAGCGTTGCTAGGAGTGTTTCCATGAGATAATTCAGTGTAGACAACATCATGTTTGATTTCATCCGGCGATGTGGGCATTCCAATTCCCTATGAACAAGTAAAGACAAAATTATTGGCGGTGGACATAGGAAATCAGGGGATAATCCTTAAGCGCAAAGGCTTTTTTCCAAAGGGTCCCTAtgatgtgatgtggccatatatggacacgatgatgtcatatcaataccatattttgagttgagtttgatagtgtagacagtaaCCAGTTGGCACTCACCTTGAGACCAGGTTTAACAATAACGTGGGTGCCTTCATCATGATCTAGAAAGCGTTCACCGATTGGTGTTAAGGCATCTGAAGATGACGCGTTACTTGAACTGCTGTCGTGCCGATCAACCGGAACCTGAAGTTTGTCTTGTGATGCTGCATATAATCTAAGAAAATGTAAGAAATTAGAAATTTGTTAGGACAGTGCCAAGTTTTGTGGGGAATTCTACCCACACCACTCATATCTGTGTTTATGGATCTaaagtttgtaaataaatgataaggaaagataagaaaaataaaatgtgtaataCCTATGATCTCGAGTTTTGTGAAAACTCTTTGTTTTTCTACTCTCACGAGGTTCATTATCAGTTGCATAATAGCTTCCATGCATTCCAATATTATCACCTGTCACAAAAAAAAGAAGTCTTAATCCTTGTT from Antedon mediterranea chromosome 5, ecAntMedi1.1, whole genome shotgun sequence carries:
- the LOC140050361 gene encoding UDP-N-acetylglucosamine--peptide N-acetylglucosaminyltransferase 110 kDa subunit-like isoform X4, with the protein product MCRLLDWTMPSAKLWSPLACYLKAIESQPNFAVAWSNLGCVFNSQGEIWLAIHHFEKAVTLDPNFLDAYINLGNVLKEARIFDRAVAAYLRALQLSPSHAVVHGNLACVYYEQGLIDLAIDTYRRAIELQPHFPDAYCNLANALKEKGQVQDAEECYNTALRLCPTHADSLNNLANIKREQGKTEDAIRLYCKALEVFPEFAAAHSNLASVLQQQGKLQEALMHYKEAIRISPTFADAYSNMGNTLKEMQDIQGALQCYTRAIQINPAFADAHSNLASIHKDSGSIPEAIASYRTALKLKPDFPDAYCNLAHCLQIVCDWADYEARMKQLVSIVAEQLEKNRLPSVHPHHSMLYPLSHSFRKAIANRHGNLCLDKITVLRKKQYIYPKDLSDSKGRLRIGYVSSDFGNHPTSHLMQSIPGMHNRDKVEIFCYALSADDGTNFRMKISREAEHFVDLSTEPCNGKAADRINADGIHVLLNMNGYTKGARNEIFALRPAPVQAMWLGYPGTSGAPFMDYIITDRNTSPVELAHQYSEKLAYMPNTFFIGDHLHMFPHLIEKGLLDKDGKQRNDKNIINALNLKQLAQDNNMKPEMNGASDKLPFKTVASSISNAVNAMVSQGQLQISTPQGVIINGLAASQTLPKAATGEEVPPNPLVTTRNMYGLPDDAIVYCNFNQLYKIDPSTLSMWVSIIQKVPNSVLWLLRFPAVGEAHLTATAQQMGIPAGRLIFSNVAPKEEHVRRGQLADVCLDTPLCNGHTTGMDVLWAGTPMVTLPGETLASRVAASQLYALGCPELVARNRQEYEDIAVRLGTDPDYLLKVRNKVWLRRMKSPLFDTKLYAADLELLCYAMWERHAKGLPVDHIRLAQQPHAFKQQQEEII
- the LOC140050361 gene encoding UDP-N-acetylglucosamine--peptide N-acetylglucosaminyltransferase 110 kDa subunit-like isoform X1 → MSDATGLADLAHREYQAGDYENAERHCMQLWRQEPENTGVLLLLSSIHFQCRRLDRSAHFSTLAIKQNPMLAEAYSNLGNVFKERGQLQEALENYRHAVRLKPDFIDGYINLAAALVQAADMEGAVQAYMTALQYNPVSMKDLYCVRSDLGNLLKALGRLDEAKACYLKAIESQPNFAVAWSNLGCVFNSQGEIWLAIHHFEKAVTLDPNFLDAYINLGNVLKEARIFDRAVAAYLRALQLSPSHAVVHGNLACVYYEQGLIDLAIDTYRRAIELQPHFPDAYCNLANALKEKGQVQDAEECYNTALRLCPTHADSLNNLANIKREQGKTEDAIRLYCKALEVFPEFAAAHSNLASVLQQQGKLQEALMHYKEAIRISPTFADAYSNMGNTLKEMQDIQGALQCYTRAIQINPAFADAHSNLASIHKDSGSIPEAIASYRTALKLKPDFPDAYCNLAHCLQIVCDWADYEARMKQLVSIVAEQLEKNRLPSVHPHHSMLYPLSHSFRKAIANRHGNLCLDKITVLRKKQYIYPKDLSDSKGRLRIGYVSSDFGNHPTSHLMQSIPGMHNRDKVEIFCYALSADDGTNFRMKISREAEHFVDLSTEPCNGKAADRINADGIHVLLNMNGYTKGARNEIFALRPAPVQAMWLGYPGTSGAPFMDYIITDRNTSPVELAHQYSEKLAYMPNTFFIGDHLHMFPHLIEKGLLDKDGKQRNDKNIINALNLKQLAQDNNMKPEMNGASDKLPFKTVASSISNAVNAMVSQGQLQISTPQGVIINGLAASQTLPKAATGEEVPPNPLVTTRNMYGLPDDAIVYCNFNQLYKIDPSTLSMWVSIIQKVPNSVLWLLRFPAVGEAHLTATAQQMGIPAGRLIFSNVAPKEEHVRRGQLADVCLDTPLCNGHTTGMDVLWAGTPMVTLPGETLASRVAASQLYALGCPELVARNRQEYEDIAVRLGTDPDYLLKVRNKVWLRRMKSPLFDTKLYAADLELLCYAMWERHAKGLPVDHIRLAQQPHAFKQQQEEII